Sequence from the Streptomyces sp. NBC_00358 genome:
GGGGGTGCCGCGCAGCGAGCCGTACGGGCCGGTCGAGTCGAGGGCGAGGCGCGCCTTCTTGCGCATGCCCCGGCCGACCGTGAGCCGCTCGATCGCGACTCCGGCCGCGGCGCCCGCCGCGACCACGCCTATCGCGGCGCCGGCGACTCCGGCCTTGCGCCAGTTCCCGGCGGAGGCGACGGCCGCCGAGGCCGCGCTCACGACGGCCTCCGCGCTGCTCTCACTCACGTCCCGCTCCTCTTCGCTCCGGCTGTCGGCTCTCGGCTGTCCGTGGTGGACTCTCGGCTGTGCGTCGTGGGGTTGTGGTCACGTCGTGCGGTTGTACCTCGTGCGGTTGTACGTCGTGGGCCTGTGGCTGTGCGCGCGCGTCCTGCCGGCTCCCGCCCGCCGTGGGCCACCCGCCCCGCCGGGCGGACGCGGCCCGCACACTCTTCCGCCAAAGGGTGTTACCCGCCTTGTTCCTCTTTCACATTCACGTAGACGCGGGGAACGCGGGTTCCGATGCGCGTGACGATCTCGTACGCGATCGTGCCCGCCGCGCGCGCCCAGTCCTCGGCGGTGGGCTCACCGCCGTCGCCGGGCCCGAACAGCACCGCCCGCGCTCCGGGCTCTGGCTCGTCGCCACCGAGGTCGACGACGAACTGGTCCATGGCGACCCGGCCCGCGACCGTACGCCACTTGCCGCCGACCAGGACCGGGCCGGTGCCCGAGGCGTGCCGCGGGATGCCGTCCGCGTAACCGACCGGGACCAGTCCGAGGGTGGTCTCGCCGGGGGTGACGTAGTGGTGGCCGTAGCTCACGCCGTGGCCCGCAGGAGCGTGCTTCACCAGCGAGAGCGACGCGCTGAGCGTCATCACCGGGCGCAGTCCGAGGTCGGCGGGGGTGCCGAGCTCGGGGCTCGGCGAGATCCCGTAGACCGCGATCCCGGTCCGTACGAGGTCGAAGTGGCTCTCGGGGAGGGTCAGCGTCGCGGGCGAGTTGGCGATGTGCCGCACCTCGGGGCGCACGCCCTGTGCCTCGGCGTACGCCACCATCTCGCGGAAGAGGGTGAGCTGGGCCTGGATCGAGGGGTGCCCCGGCTCGTCGGCGCAGGCGAAGTGCGACCAGAGCCCGGTGACGGTGATCAGTCCGCGCGCCTCGGCGCCCATGGCCTCGGCGACGAGCTCCGGCCAGTCGGCGGGCTGGCAGCCGCCGCGTCCGAGACCGGTGTCGGCCTTGAGCTGCACCCGGGCGGGCGCGCCGACGGCCTCGGCGGCCGCCGTGACCTCCCGCAGCGCCCACATCCCGCTGACCGACACGTCGATATCGGCCTCGATGGCCTCGGCCCAGGGGCCGCCCGGGGTCCAGAGCCAGCACATGACGCGCCCCGGCAGACCCGCCGCCCGCAGGGCGAGGGCCTCCTCCGG
This genomic interval carries:
- the alr gene encoding alanine racemase gives rise to the protein MTETAHPRTAPLRARAEIDLAALRANVRTLRAHAPTAAVMAVVKSDAYGHGAVPCARAAREAGATWLGTATPEEALALRAAGLPGRVMCWLWTPGGPWAEAIEADIDVSVSGMWALREVTAAAEAVGAPARVQLKADTGLGRGGCQPADWPELVAEAMGAEARGLITVTGLWSHFACADEPGHPSIQAQLTLFREMVAYAEAQGVRPEVRHIANSPATLTLPESHFDLVRTGIAVYGISPSPELGTPADLGLRPVMTLSASLSLVKHAPAGHGVSYGHHYVTPGETTLGLVPVGYADGIPRHASGTGPVLVGGKWRTVAGRVAMDQFVVDLGGDEPEPGARAVLFGPGDGGEPTAEDWARAAGTIAYEIVTRIGTRVPRVYVNVKEEQGG